In Aspergillus nidulans FGSC A4 chromosome IV, a single window of DNA contains:
- a CDS encoding sodium:solute symporter family protein (transcript_id=CADANIAT00000663) produces MSSVGTDLIPQGTAYGLLIGLGVLFCGVILIAIKVQKAYLSEDSATSEMFMVANRSVGTGLTASAVFSSWMWINETVLCAAMCYRDGLAVPLWWGSGLCFQIALMAALGVMAKIRVPYAHTSLEIIKMRYGTIGHLVFIFLNLVNNVFGCASMILTGSQLVSGVSGMHFVAATILIPLGVVLYTAVGGLKATFLTDFLHTAVALILIIYSTLSVLTNEHIGGLGGLYDKVMATASENYIPDNYEGSLLTMKSKGAIIWGLVLKFGNLALVVMDTAFWQKSFASEVNSTVPAYNLAAIAVFGIPWGLGTVLGLSARALHLTPIFPTYPADITETEVSTGLVMPFLVKALIGDSGIVAFFVLLFMALTSTVSSSMIAVSSILSFDIYKTYFNPKATDRKLLRASHVTVVIHAVFITGISIALNYGGANMTWLGYFRPVLSCPGIIPLGLTLFWSGQTKLAAILAPVLGFFTGLAIWLGTAHALYGEVNMITTGNPLPALYGAIGSFFSPAIYSVVISLYKPYKFDWRIFLRIELAAEAQLHSADKSKATVIESEVKEKSGTNTPKRDTSDAAAATTATADPEHAAALEKPNPASRANSTPVSESSLDDIRHPFDEKTLRELYRWMKIAWVIFVVIVLVTFILWPMPLYRNYIFSKSFFSGWVSVAIVWQFFAFSAVVIYPLYDGRYEIDKGARE; encoded by the exons ATGTCTTCAGTCGGAACTGACCTAATCCCTCAGGGAACGGCGTATGGCCTGCTTATTGGCCTCGGCGTCCTCTTCTGCGGGGTGATTCTTATTGCCATCAAAGTGCAGAAGGCCTATCTATCCGAGGATTCAGCAACTTCGGAGATGTTTATGGTCGCGAACAGATCTGTTGGAACAGGACTGACAGCCTCAGCGGTATTTTCGTCGTGGATGTGGATCAATGAGACAGTTTTATGCGCCGCCATGTGCTATAGAGATGGATTGGCTGTGCCTTTG TGGTGGGGATCAGGTCTCTGCTTCCAGATTGCGCTCATGGCTGCTCTCGGAGTCATGGCCAAGATTCGAGTGCCGTATGCTCATACTTCATTGGAGATCATAAAAATGAGATATGGCACAATTGGACATTtggtcttcatcttcttgaactTGGTCAACAACGTCTTTGGCTGTGCTTCTATGATTTTAACAGGATCTCAACTGGTATCTGGAGTTTCTGGCATGCACTTTGTTGCAGCCACCATTCTGATTCCCTTGGGAG TGGTCTTGTATACTGCTGTTGGAGGTCTCAAAGCCACCTTTCTGACAGACTTCCTGCACACGGCTGTCGCCCTTATTCTCATTATATATTCTACCTTGTCTGTTTTGACGAATGAACATATTGGCGGACTGGGCGGTCTCTATGATAAGGTGATGGCCACAGCAAGCGAAAACTATATCCCGGACAACTACGAGGGGTCATTACTCACCATGAAGTCAAAGGGAGCAATCATCTGGGGGTTGGTTCTGAAATTTGGGAACCTGGCCCTGGTCGTCATGGATACTGCCTTCTGGCAAAAGTCCTTTGCCAGCGAGGTCAACTCAACTGTACCAGCATATAACCTCGCCGCGATCGCCGTCTTTGGTATCCCATGGGGTCTAGGGACAGTTCTTGGACTATCCGCCAGAGCACTTCATCTCACACCCATATTCCCGACATATCCCGCCGACATCACTGAGACAGAGGTCTCAACAGGTCTGGTGATGCCATTTCTTGTTAAAGCTCTCATCGGTGACTCTGGCATTGTCGCGTTTTTCGTGCTTCTTTTCATGGCTTTGACTAGCACTGTATCGTCTTCCATGATTGCGGTCAGCAGTATCCTCTCGTTCGACATCTACAAGACATATTTCAATCCCAAAGCAACAGACAGGAAGCTGCTCAGAGCAAGCCACGTCACCGTGGTCATTCATGCAGTCTTCATTACCGGCATCTCAATTGCACTGAATTATGGCGGCGCCAACATGACCTGGCTTGGTTACTTCAGACCCGTCCTTTCCTGTCCTGGAATCATTCCTCTCGGCCTGACTCTTTTCTGGAGCGGCCAGACAAAACTGGCCGCAATTCTCGCGCCTGTCTTGGGGTTTTTCACAGGACTCGCAATCTGGCTGGGTACCGCGCATGCTCTGTACGGCGAAGTGAACATGATAACAACAGGGAACCCCCTACCTGCACTCTACGGAGCTATTGGGTCTTTTTTCTCCCCTGCTATCTACTCAGTTGTGATTTCTCTCTACAAACCCTACAAATTCGACTGGCGgatcttcctccgcatcgaACTCGCTGCGGAAGCCCAACTCCACAGCGCCGACAAATCAAAAGCCACAGTCATTGAGTCAGAAGTGAAAGAAAAATCCGGTACCAATACCCCCAAGCGCGACACCTCGgacgcagccgcagccacaaCCGCAACTGCGGATCCCGAACACGCAGCCGCCCTTGAGAAGCCCAATCCCGCATCAAGAGCAAATTCAACTCCCGTCTCCGAATCAAGCCTAGACGACATTCGCCACCCCTTCGATGAAAAGACATTAAGAGAACTGTACCGCTGGATGAAGATAGCCTGGGTCATCTTTGTAGTCATCGTCCTGGTAaccttcatcctctggcCGATGCCGCTGTACCGGAATTACATCTTCAGCAAGTCGTTCTTCTCAGGTTGGGTATCCGTGGCTATTGTCTGGCAATTTTTTGCGTTCTCTGCTGTTGTCATCTATCCGCTATACGATGGACGGTATGAGATCGACAAGGGCGCTCGAG AATGA
- a CDS encoding uncharacterized protein (transcript_id=CADANIAT00000664) has translation MSTTNQPPQPPKQSSYTQPSNPVTQNPAESQQTEQRSHTYGTAPATITRGTSSNPSNPSNVSSTRTKKEQSGKSLHAHGDVDTEYGVEQQPSEGDIANAVEGRSRHRAQAGAHAGPVGTAQGPGMPARGEGVSNLQDLDRKAEEHQRILGDKVGRSPPIEGEEVEREKLRERKLRQDRKLHTSDAVSEATGKPVVGR, from the coding sequence ATGTCTACAACAAAccaacctcctcaacctcccaaaCAATCCAGCTATACACAACCCTCCAATCCCGTAACACAGAATCCGGCCGAGTCCCAACAAACCGAACAGCGCTCGCACACCTACGGCACAGCTCCAGCCACAATAACCCGGGGCACGTCCTCGAACCCTTCAAACCCTTCCAACGTCTCTTCCACCCGTACCAAGAAAGAACAGTCGGGCAAATCGTTACATGCCCACGGCGACGTTGACACGGAGTACGGCGTCGAACAGCAGCCGAGCGAAGGGGACATCGCGAACGCTGTGGAAGGGCGCTCGCGCCATAGAGCCCAGGCGGGTGCTCATGCGGGGCCCGTTGGGACGGCACAGGGACCGGGTATGCCGGCGAGGGGCGAGGGTGTGAGTAATCTGCAGGATCTGGATAGAAAGGCGGAGGAACACCAGAGGATTCTGGGGGATAAGGTTGGACGTTCGCCACCAATTGAGGGGGAGGaagtggagagggagaagcttCGGGAGAGAAAGTTGAGGCAGGATAGGAAGTTGCATACCAGCGATGCAGTCAGTGAGGCGACGGGGAAGCCGGTTGTTGGGAGGTAA
- a CDS encoding transcription initiation factor TFIID subunit 7 family protein (transcript_id=CADANIAT00000665): MSDAPRPAIKLTFGKKKAEPSQSQPAPAPSSDQPPPTAPQRKLTLKIARKPTDDESQDKAKKPKITIKKKKRPADEAAPNEPSAGGASETTGPKRLKLNPSKKPGVQSIRIKNKGLVPNRPTGVGYDSEASDTEIDPAIEEQFILRMLPGEDCEYLRRAINERRFDRSEFSFKPLNREGRRAVLKIRDKQYAAALVDLPCIIEGMKSWDRRGWYKSADICQMLLVLGQINNETDALNYPLPAEVQRLDDKTLQYPHGLTPPLRWVRKRRFRDRISTRTIEQVEKAVEDLIAQDEAALGPPRYELVDKTSLDRAEGLVQSGEYDDYEYDDEQDAEGEVEEAMDDVDGMFEDLEDTLAAEMEAALAAGADGQTFEADIVETPATPGVYQAGTPVATKPSTPAPDDTGADTSGDESDASNDEESPEELDEEQLEQQRQVQQSREEIAELEALIRSETAKWETMNNQILKGKLAKRIHDLKMEVSLKKVSIGEGDDADS; the protein is encoded by the coding sequence ATGTCTGACGCCCCAAGGCCGGCCATCAAGCTCACCttcggcaagaagaaggccgagcCGTCCCAAAGTCAACCAGCGCCTGCTCCATCCTCAGATCAACCTCCACCGACGGCGCCTCAACGCAAACTCACGCTCAAGATCGCCCGGAAACCGACCGACGATGAATCACAAGACAAGgcaaagaagccgaagaTCACAattaagaagaagaagcgacCAGCAGATGAGGCCGCTCCGAATGAGCCGTCTGCTGGCGGCGCGTCAGAAACAACCGGACCAAAGCGACTTAAGCTGAATCCATCCAAAAAACCCGGCGTCCAGTCAATCAGAATCAAGAATAAAGGACTTGTACCAAACAGACCTACCGGTGTCGGCTACGACTCGGAGGCATCCGATACGGAAATCGACCCAGCCATTGAAGAACAGTTCATTTTGCGTATGCTGCCGGGAGAAGACTGCGAGTATCTTCGACGCGCGATCAACGAACGCCGATTCGACCGATCTGAATTTTCTTTCAAACCATTGAACCGTGAGGGCCGACGAGCTGTTCTGAAGATTCGCGACAAACAGTATGCTGCGGCCTTGGTTGACCTACCGTGCATTATTGAAGGAATGAAAAGTTGGGATCGCAGAGGGTGGTACAAATCAGCCGATATATGTCAGATGCTCCTCGTCTTGGGACAGATCAATAATGAAACAGACGCCCTGAATTATCCACTTCCTGCTGAGGTGCAACGTCTGGATGACAAGACATTGCAATACCCCCATGGCCTGACGCCTCCCCTTAGATGGGTAAGGAAACGCCGCTTCCGAGACCGCATCAGCACAAGGACCATTGAGCAGGTTGAGAAAGCGGTTGAGGATTTGATCGCCCAGGATGAAGCCGCCCTAGGGCCTCCACGTTACGAGCTTGTAGACAAGACGTCGCTCGATCGTGCCGAGGGTCTTGTGCAAAGCGGAGAGTATGACGACTACGAGTACGACGATGAGCAAGATGCCGAAggcgaagtggaagaagccatggATGACGTCGACGGCATGTTCGAAGACCTCGAGGACACACTTGCTGCAGAGATGGAGGCCGCTctggcagctggagcagatGGGCAAACCTTCGAGGCCGACATTGTTGAGACACCTGCTACCCCCGGGGTGTACCAGGCCGGTACTCCTGTGGCCACCAAGCCCTCGACTCCAGCACCAGATGACACAGGCGCAGATACGTCGGGAGACGAAAGCGACGCCTCGAATGATGAAGAATCGCCAGAGGAGCTCGACGAAGAGCAACTCGAGCAGCAACGACAGGTCCAGCAATCGCGTGAGGAGATTGCAGAATTGGAAGCTCTCATTCGCTCGGAGACAGCCAAATGGGAAACGATGAACAACCAAATCCTCAAGGGCAAGCTTGCCAAGCGTATTCACGATCTGAAAATGGAAGTGTCTCTCAAGAAGGTCTCAATTGGCGAGGGTGATGACGCCGATAGCTAG